A single Muntiacus reevesi chromosome 9, mMunRee1.1, whole genome shotgun sequence DNA region contains:
- the LOC136175443 gene encoding olfactory receptor 4C16-like: protein MYFFLFHLSLSDACFSTCIAPRMIADALLKNATISFSECMIQVFTSHFFGCLEIFILVLMAVDRYVAICKPLHYTTIMTHRVCGVLTSLAWLGSFVHSSAQIFLVLSLPFCGPNVIDHYFCDLQLLLKLACADTYVTNFLLVSNSGAICTVSFLMLVLSYAIILHSLTNHSTEGRKKALFTCISHIIVVVLFFGPCIFVYTCPATTFSMDKMIAVFYTIGTPLFNPLIYTLRNAEVKNAMWKLWSKKLMSHDKRWIEISRFIQCLN from the coding sequence atgtatttcttccttttccatttatcCTTATCTGATGCCTGCTTCTCTACATGCATAGCCCCTAGGATGATTGCTGATGCCCTTCTGAAGAATGCCACTATCTCTTTCAGTGAGTGCATGATCCAAGTCTTTACATCCCATTTCTTTGGCTGCCTGGAGATCTTCATCCTCGTCCTCATGGCtgttgaccgctatgtggccatctgtaagcctctaCACTACACGACTATCATGACTCATCGAGTCTGTGGTGTGCTAACGTCCCTGGCCTGGTTGGGGTCCTTCGTGCATTCATCAGCTCAGATTTTTCTAGTCTTGAGTCTGCCTTTCTGCGGTCCCAATGTAATTGATCACTACTTCTGTGACTTGCAGCTTTTGTTGAAACTTGCCTGTGCAGACACCTATGTAACCAACTTCCTCCTGGTGTCCAACAGTGGGGCCATCTGCACAGTGAGTTTTCTCATGCTGGTGTTATCCTATGCCATCATCTTGCACTCTCTGACAAACCACAGcactgaagggaggaaaaaagccctcttcacctgcatctcccacatcatCGTGGTCGTCTTGTTCTTTGGTCCTTGCATATTTGTATACACTTGCCCGGCTACCACCTTCTCCATGGATAAGATGATAGCTGTGTTTTATACAATTGGGACACCTTTGTTCAACCCTCTGATTTATACTCTCaggaatgcagaagtgaaaaatgccatgtgGAAGTTATGGAGCAAGAAGTTGATGTCACATGACAAAAGATGGATAGAAATTTCAAGATTTATTCAGTGTTTGAACTGA